One Sulfolobus sp. S-194 DNA segment encodes these proteins:
- a CDS encoding putative metallopeptidase gives MKFQYADDVKELAKIVNEKFELKLDLERVAFIRSQGSRSKAIARTLMLPSQWRFILSPLILYIVEVISEKYDNLPCEEKAYVILHELTHIPNSMKGGLRNHNHPHFRKIKKPPYKELKEICKHI, from the coding sequence ATGAAATTTCAGTATGCAGATGATGTTAAAGAACTTGCAAAAATTGTAAATGAAAAATTTGAGTTAAAATTAGATTTAGAAAGAGTTGCCTTTATAAGAAGTCAAGGGTCAAGAAGCAAAGCAATAGCGAGAACATTAATGCTTCCATCACAATGGAGATTCATCTTATCGCCGTTAATACTTTATATAGTAGAAGTAATCTCTGAAAAATACGATAATTTACCTTGTGAAGAAAAAGCTTATGTTATTCTCCACGAATTAACACACATACCAAACTCAATGAAAGGGGGACTAAGAAACCATAACCACCCCCATTTCAGAAAAATAAAGAAACCACCTTATAAAGAACTTAAAGAAATATGCAAACATATTTAA
- a CDS encoding S-methyl-5-thioribose-1-phosphate isomerase yields the protein MVTLEELKAVFKPKLKPIIWKEDNLDLLDQSALPFQTIYITVKTPEEVAKAIKLMQVRGAPAIGITAGYGMVLALISAKPNTLNEAIEELVKAKQIMDQARPTAVNLSWATSRMLNFAKKKIEEGEAKSVRELIQLMKEEANRIYEEELEAELKIGMYGLEKINDGDTILTQCNAGGLATGTGLGTALAPVKLAHYLGMKVSVIAPETRPWLQGSRLTVYELMAEGIPVTLITDTAIGLVMYKNMVNSVMVGADRILKDGHVFNKIGTFKEAVISHELGIPFYALAPSSSFDLKSKVDEIKIEERDPNEVRTIRGIPIVPENVKVYNPVFDITPPKYITALITEKGVIYPPFEKNIPKMIGL from the coding sequence ATGGTAACGCTAGAAGAACTAAAAGCAGTCTTTAAGCCAAAATTAAAGCCAATAATTTGGAAAGAAGACAATTTGGATTTACTAGATCAATCAGCGTTACCGTTTCAGACGATATATATTACGGTAAAAACACCAGAAGAAGTTGCAAAAGCAATAAAGCTAATGCAAGTGAGAGGAGCACCAGCAATAGGAATAACAGCAGGTTATGGTATGGTTTTAGCATTAATATCAGCAAAACCAAATACATTAAATGAAGCAATAGAAGAACTAGTTAAAGCAAAACAAATAATGGATCAAGCAAGACCAACAGCAGTAAACCTTTCTTGGGCTACTTCAAGGATGCTAAACTTTGCAAAAAAGAAAATTGAAGAAGGGGAAGCTAAAAGTGTAAGGGAACTTATCCAATTAATGAAAGAAGAAGCAAACAGAATTTACGAAGAAGAACTTGAAGCAGAATTAAAAATAGGTATGTATGGATTAGAAAAAATTAACGATGGGGATACGATACTAACCCAATGTAACGCTGGCGGATTAGCGACTGGAACAGGCTTAGGAACTGCACTCGCACCAGTAAAATTAGCCCACTACCTAGGAATGAAAGTCTCAGTAATAGCACCGGAAACCAGACCATGGTTACAAGGAAGCAGATTGACAGTTTATGAACTAATGGCAGAAGGAATACCAGTAACATTAATCACAGATACCGCAATAGGATTAGTAATGTATAAAAATATGGTAAATAGTGTAATGGTTGGTGCAGATAGGATATTAAAAGATGGACATGTATTCAATAAAATTGGAACATTTAAAGAGGCAGTAATTTCTCATGAATTAGGAATACCATTTTACGCCTTAGCCCCATCATCATCCTTCGATTTAAAAAGTAAAGTAGATGAAATAAAGATAGAAGAAAGAGACCCAAACGAGGTTAGGACAATTAGAGGAATTCCTATAGTACCAGAAAACGTAAAAGTATATAACCCAGTTTTTGACATTACACCACCAAAGTATATAACAGCACTAATAACTGAAAAAGGAGTAATTTACCCCCCATTCGAAAAGAACATACCAAAAATGATAGGCCTATAA
- the crn1 gene encoding CRISPR-associated ring nuclease Crn1, whose product MVKLIATLGTSPGGIFETYTNLINGTYESENPTKIEIQDIYIIRTKDKEVELAWKLVKALFICMKVPAQIADIPVSVNDISSKEDYEIFKKEIFQRISKGDFIDFTGGRKAMSVAAVIGAVKKEAYLVTTIIPQQEYNRIQQQIKELKNREKEIDEAISTGSCEKIREDLKKLIIHGAKTILLT is encoded by the coding sequence ATGGTAAAATTAATAGCAACACTTGGTACTTCACCTGGAGGAATTTTCGAAACATACACAAATCTCATTAACGGTACATATGAAAGTGAAAACCCGACTAAAATCGAAATACAAGATATTTACATAATCAGAACAAAAGACAAAGAAGTAGAGTTAGCATGGAAATTAGTTAAAGCACTCTTCATTTGTATGAAAGTACCGGCACAGATAGCTGATATACCAGTATCTGTAAATGACATATCAAGCAAAGAGGACTATGAAATTTTTAAGAAAGAGATCTTTCAAAGAATAAGTAAAGGAGACTTCATTGACTTTACTGGAGGAAGAAAAGCAATGTCGGTAGCTGCAGTGATAGGAGCAGTAAAAAAGGAAGCCTATTTGGTTACTACAATAATACCGCAACAAGAATATAATAGAATACAACAACAGATTAAAGAATTAAAGAATAGAGAAAAAGAAATTGACGAGGCAATATCCACGGGGTCTTGTGAAAAGATTAGAGAAGATTTGAAAAAACTAATAATACATGGAGCAAAAACAATTTTGCTAACCTAA
- a CDS encoding trypsin-like peptidase domain-containing protein, with protein MSKSVVTILTKQLTLDEFLMPSVAEGLGSGFSVGNGFVITSYHVIQNSRNIVVVSKDGFSSEADVIAVNPFNDLALLYTSLNLKALKFSEKVKVGEGVLAIGSPLGLDSVTLGIISSVDRTIQSPLGNPLYVLQTDAAVNPGNSGGPLINTKGEVVGVVTAMIPYAQGIGFAIPSKLVLSFLKNIERNNGKYVRPYLGIRVIKLNKAISTYFNLSSDSGVLVVAVDEDSPAYEAGIRRGDIITEVNGKKIESQLDLVASIDETGLEKIEMKILRGKEKISIKVAPVALG; from the coding sequence GTGTCCAAGTCAGTTGTAACTATTTTAACTAAGCAATTAACACTTGATGAGTTTTTAATGCCATCTGTAGCTGAAGGATTAGGTTCTGGGTTCAGCGTTGGTAATGGTTTTGTAATTACTTCTTATCATGTTATACAGAATTCAAGAAATATTGTGGTTGTTAGTAAGGATGGTTTTAGTAGCGAGGCTGATGTGATAGCTGTAAATCCTTTTAATGATCTTGCTCTTCTTTATACTAGTCTTAATTTAAAGGCTTTGAAGTTTTCTGAGAAGGTTAAGGTTGGTGAAGGTGTTTTAGCTATTGGTAGTCCTTTAGGTTTAGATAGTGTAACCTTGGGAATAATAAGTAGTGTTGATAGGACTATACAGTCTCCTTTAGGTAATCCACTTTATGTTTTGCAAACTGATGCTGCAGTAAACCCAGGGAATAGTGGTGGTCCTCTAATAAATACTAAGGGAGAGGTTGTTGGTGTTGTTACTGCTATGATTCCTTATGCTCAAGGGATAGGGTTTGCTATTCCTTCGAAGCTTGTTCTTAGTTTTCTTAAAAATATAGAAAGAAATAATGGCAAATATGTTAGACCTTATTTGGGGATTAGAGTCATTAAGTTGAATAAGGCTATAAGTACTTATTTTAATTTATCCTCAGATTCGGGTGTTTTGGTTGTTGCTGTTGATGAGGATAGCCCAGCATATGAGGCTGGAATTCGGAGAGGTGACATAATCACTGAGGTTAACGGTAAAAAGATCGAGTCTCAACTAGATTTGGTTGCTAGTATAGATGAGACTGGATTAGAGAAGATTGAAATGAAGATTCTAAGAGGCAAAGAGAAAATTTCTATAAAGGTAGCTCCAGTGGCTTTAGGTTAG
- a CDS encoding acyl-CoA dehydrogenase family protein produces MSEEAELIIQSANEISKRLDSTSEEQGIFPRKNLELLAQQGFMGILVPKPYGLELPAKTFVDVVKTMAKASPSTAWLYVTHVASTIALHAFANQQVKDKYMKDLVEGKLLIGAAGTESVGGAINAVLNTTAELKGDKYVINGSKTFITGAGELDLYLLISKIQGQQKSGVFLVERNQVKAGQKFASLGMRGISWGELVIENAEVPKDYMIIDDAVKFLGVLGRVGMLGVSAIAYGLAEGAFEEALNHVKNRKLGQNTLASFEGVQIYLAEMASKVEALKQMAYQAADQSTSLQAILKARIFNTETALEVIDKALRVTGGHGFSNALKIEKYYRDVRATMLHFQTLELSKKVLGGLLIS; encoded by the coding sequence ATGTCCGAAGAGGCAGAGCTCATTATCCAATCAGCAAATGAAATCTCAAAACGGCTAGACTCTACAAGTGAAGAACAAGGAATATTCCCAAGAAAAAACCTTGAATTATTAGCACAACAAGGATTCATGGGAATATTAGTACCGAAACCTTACGGTTTAGAATTACCAGCAAAAACGTTCGTAGACGTAGTAAAAACCATGGCAAAAGCCTCACCATCAACAGCATGGCTTTATGTAACACACGTAGCTTCAACAATAGCATTACATGCTTTTGCAAATCAACAAGTTAAAGACAAATACATGAAAGACTTAGTTGAAGGAAAATTGCTAATTGGGGCCGCCGGAACAGAAAGTGTAGGAGGAGCAATAAACGCAGTATTAAACACAACAGCAGAATTAAAGGGAGATAAATACGTAATAAACGGTTCAAAAACATTCATAACTGGTGCTGGAGAATTGGACTTATACTTATTGATCTCAAAAATACAAGGACAGCAAAAATCTGGAGTATTCTTAGTTGAGAGAAATCAAGTAAAAGCCGGACAAAAATTCGCATCATTAGGAATGAGGGGAATCTCGTGGGGAGAATTAGTAATCGAAAATGCAGAAGTGCCTAAGGATTATATGATAATTGATGATGCAGTAAAATTCTTAGGAGTATTAGGGAGAGTAGGGATGTTAGGGGTATCAGCAATAGCTTATGGTTTAGCAGAAGGAGCGTTTGAAGAAGCCTTAAATCATGTGAAAAACAGAAAACTTGGACAAAACACTTTAGCCTCATTTGAAGGAGTGCAAATATACTTAGCAGAAATGGCATCAAAAGTTGAAGCACTGAAACAAATGGCATACCAAGCTGCAGACCAATCCACATCACTACAAGCAATATTAAAAGCCAGGATATTTAATACAGAAACAGCGCTGGAAGTTATCGATAAAGCACTAAGAGTAACAGGAGGACATGGATTTAGTAATGCGTTAAAAATAGAAAAATACTATAGAGATGTTAGGGCAACCATGTTACACTTCCAAACATTAGAATTATCAAAGAAAGTATTAGGAGGATTGCTGATATCGTAA
- a CDS encoding ATP-binding protein: MICDVPKVAVTTWSSKGVILVGPTYRQYLNKALDAVKNKEVASIIGQPGMGKTTILKKVEESVYSFSITPFYLDLASKGEIEDEFWSKVSGDKIRSFVYPLLERDKKKYGYSFFKKLFGVSFRSYLDSLCGKMISDDDKLLRLYCLKYSRDFDGMLKFIEDFKSFDNIAILIDEVRETHITKIHRLINSGLNVSILIAIPTDSYSRINDLAIRRRLDESRISLDSLTSEDIKEIVEAYCKPLSEELFPIVLSLWKGRELNTVSSILQFVRSEVEKASKECGDSIHCLKEKIRTSYSLSNVEEDSKNLEKLIRDSLSSLSKEFNISYVHPRGKRIEVKGKSFVVGLFFISDNEAYIGLVKLYNNEVKAEDEDVKLLSYVSTVEHEKKEYSVRYRFIVTNSSSLEVPSTVNKLEFSTMEVVRVLQGDNEILEEKVRGFLKSITSQQGKSELAIT; this comes from the coding sequence ATGATATGTGATGTTCCTAAAGTGGCTGTTACAACCTGGTCATCCAAGGGAGTTATTTTAGTTGGTCCTACATATAGACAGTATTTGAACAAGGCGTTAGATGCTGTAAAAAATAAGGAAGTTGCCTCAATTATTGGTCAACCTGGTATGGGTAAGACTACTATATTAAAGAAGGTTGAAGAGAGTGTTTATTCCTTCTCTATTACTCCTTTCTACTTAGATTTAGCTAGTAAGGGCGAGATTGAAGATGAGTTTTGGAGTAAGGTTAGTGGTGATAAGATTAGGAGTTTTGTTTACCCTTTGTTAGAGAGGGATAAGAAGAAGTATGGCTATTCCTTTTTCAAGAAATTATTCGGTGTTTCGTTTAGGTCTTATCTTGATTCTCTATGCGGAAAGATGATTTCTGATGACGACAAGCTTTTGCGTCTGTATTGCTTAAAATATAGTAGGGATTTTGATGGTATGTTAAAGTTTATTGAAGATTTTAAGTCATTTGATAATATTGCCATTTTAATCGATGAGGTAAGGGAGACTCATATTACTAAGATTCATAGGTTGATAAATTCTGGTCTAAATGTTTCTATTCTTATTGCTATTCCTACTGATAGTTATAGTAGGATTAATGATTTGGCAATTAGGAGGAGATTGGATGAAAGCAGGATTTCTTTAGATTCTTTAACTTCTGAAGATATTAAGGAGATTGTTGAGGCGTACTGTAAACCTTTATCTGAGGAACTTTTCCCTATTGTCTTGTCTCTTTGGAAGGGAAGGGAGCTAAATACTGTTAGTAGTATTTTGCAGTTTGTTAGGAGTGAAGTTGAAAAGGCTAGTAAGGAATGCGGTGATAGTATTCATTGCTTGAAGGAGAAGATAAGGACTTCCTATAGTTTGAGTAATGTTGAGGAAGATTCAAAGAACTTAGAGAAACTAATTAGGGACTCTCTTTCTTCTCTATCAAAAGAGTTTAATATATCTTACGTCCATCCAAGGGGTAAGAGGATTGAGGTTAAGGGTAAGAGCTTTGTTGTTGGTCTGTTCTTTATATCAGATAACGAGGCTTATATTGGTTTAGTAAAATTGTATAATAACGAGGTTAAAGCTGAAGATGAAGATGTTAAGCTCTTAAGCTATGTCTCTACTGTAGAACATGAGAAGAAAGAGTATTCGGTTAGATATCGCTTTATAGTTACAAATTCCTCTTCGCTTGAAGTTCCTTCAACTGTAAATAAGTTGGAGTTCAGTACTATGGAGGTTGTAAGAGTGTTACAAGGTGATAATGAGATATTAGAAGAAAAGGTTAGGGGATTCTTAAAATCTATTACTTCTCAGCAAGGTAAAAGTGAGCTAGCCATTACCTAA
- a CDS encoding zinc ribbon domain-containing protein has product MKFCPRCGTPNLDIANYCKKCGIYLNNICPRCGYPNRPEANFCAKCGYPLKTRQLVPITQTVVQQPTRKVTTIQSRKEEKKKLIIISAIAIAIILILLIPLSNINVHDEVIGVQPLTTHEIDNILGGNWVTLGPEYTSDTIQISSIIHFPISQNITAYYQFFGFSDYNLVVLYINFSSNKLAKAFYLNYTEKYHGVQATLNTYPLTILQSTNVIAEITEFGPYIIYVEIYSLHGEPLNYTTTQIEKLINYMEIT; this is encoded by the coding sequence ATGAAATTTTGCCCAAGATGTGGAACTCCTAATCTTGACATAGCAAACTACTGCAAAAAATGTGGAATATACTTAAACAACATCTGTCCAAGATGTGGTTATCCTAACAGACCAGAAGCAAACTTTTGTGCAAAATGCGGTTACCCACTAAAGACCAGACAGCTTGTTCCAATAACACAAACCGTAGTTCAGCAACCTACTAGAAAAGTAACCACAATACAAAGCAGAAAAGAAGAAAAAAAGAAATTAATAATCATATCAGCAATAGCTATAGCCATAATACTTATACTCTTAATACCTTTGTCCAATATCAACGTCCATGATGAAGTTATAGGAGTTCAACCACTAACAACGCACGAAATAGATAACATATTAGGCGGAAATTGGGTCACATTAGGGCCAGAATATACTTCAGACACAATACAAATATCAAGCATAATACACTTTCCAATATCACAAAATATAACAGCATATTATCAATTCTTTGGTTTCTCAGATTATAATCTAGTAGTACTCTACATAAACTTCTCATCTAATAAATTAGCTAAAGCGTTTTATTTAAATTATACGGAGAAATACCATGGAGTGCAAGCTACACTTAATACATATCCACTTACTATATTACAATCAACAAATGTAATAGCTGAAATAACAGAGTTTGGACCGTATATTATATACGTAGAAATTTACTCATTACATGGAGAACCATTGAACTATACAACAACCCAAATAGAAAAACTAATTAACTACATGGAAATAACTTGA
- a CDS encoding sugar porter family MFS transporter has protein sequence MSSYEDLLKVLDSRKVTRLYWIITILAAIGGFLFGYDTAVIGTAAEFAPYHYSGFLLGYEIASASLGAAVGAIIAYFYTDRYGRKSLLILDAGIYTAAAILSALTINGIMLLIMRTIIGVAIGADSAVATAYITEYAPKDKRGSLAIMQQWMITIGILGSYLVGSAILYFLPSLAYVFDWRLILGLAAVPALIGLIFRFMMPESPRWLIYTGQFDRLKRELAKFGISVSDDVLERTRREIQSEMSVKLDTATKKALLLVGLWLVFQQITGINVPFYYGPIILSKLHIFSPTTNPVYSAIDGVLDSTILAVINVAATYIAFRYIDKIGRRTLGISAYIGMALFDLIGGISILYGFDIGLLISFAGFIIFFAYGVGGTGWLIQAEYFDTRIRGRMAAIGALIDWLANFALIEVFPVILSTVGLSGSMFIFFALDLVALAFVYFFIPETKGMSLEDIVNMFSSVPISKIKDGREIVLGK, from the coding sequence ATGTCATCTTATGAAGATTTGTTAAAGGTTTTAGATTCTAGAAAAGTAACCAGACTTTATTGGATTATAACTATCTTAGCGGCTATTGGCGGTTTCCTGTTCGGTTATGATACTGCGGTAATTGGTACTGCAGCAGAGTTTGCTCCTTATCACTATTCTGGTTTCCTGTTGGGTTACGAGATTGCTAGTGCTTCTTTAGGAGCTGCTGTTGGCGCTATTATTGCTTATTTTTATACTGATAGGTATGGTAGGAAATCTCTTCTGATTTTAGATGCTGGTATTTATACTGCTGCAGCTATTCTTTCTGCTTTAACTATTAATGGTATTATGCTACTTATAATGAGGACTATTATAGGTGTTGCTATTGGTGCAGATTCTGCTGTTGCTACTGCTTATATAACTGAATACGCTCCTAAAGATAAGAGAGGTTCTCTAGCTATTATGCAACAGTGGATGATAACTATTGGTATTTTAGGTTCTTATCTTGTGGGTTCTGCGATTCTTTATTTTTTGCCATCGCTTGCTTATGTTTTTGATTGGCGATTAATTTTAGGCTTAGCAGCTGTTCCAGCTCTTATAGGTTTAATATTTAGGTTCATGATGCCAGAGTCCCCAAGGTGGTTAATTTATACTGGGCAATTTGATAGACTTAAGAGGGAATTAGCGAAGTTCGGTATAAGTGTTTCTGATGATGTTTTAGAGAGAACTAGGAGGGAGATTCAGAGCGAGATGAGTGTGAAGTTAGATACTGCTACTAAGAAAGCTTTACTTCTCGTTGGTTTGTGGTTAGTTTTCCAACAAATTACCGGGATTAATGTACCATTTTATTATGGTCCAATAATTCTTTCAAAGCTTCATATTTTCTCTCCAACTACTAACCCTGTTTATAGTGCTATCGATGGTGTTCTTGATTCTACTATTTTAGCGGTTATAAATGTTGCAGCTACATATATTGCTTTTAGGTATATTGATAAGATTGGCAGAAGGACTCTAGGTATTTCAGCATATATTGGTATGGCCTTATTTGATTTAATTGGTGGTATTTCGATATTATATGGTTTTGATATTGGTTTACTGATCTCATTTGCTGGCTTTATAATTTTCTTTGCTTATGGTGTTGGTGGCACTGGTTGGTTGATTCAAGCTGAGTATTTTGATACTAGAATTAGGGGTAGGATGGCTGCAATTGGTGCTCTAATTGATTGGCTAGCTAATTTTGCTTTAATTGAGGTATTCCCAGTGATACTATCTACTGTAGGATTAAGCGGTTCTATGTTTATATTCTTTGCACTTGATTTAGTAGCATTAGCGTTTGTTTATTTCTTTATACCAGAAACTAAGGGAATGTCCTTAGAAGATATAGTAAATATGTTTTCTTCAGTGCCCATTTCTAAAATTAAGGATGGTAGAGAGATTGTATTAGGTAAGTAA